In the bacterium genome, one interval contains:
- a CDS encoding ABC transporter substrate-binding protein, with protein sequence MSGGFGRALTRRQLLRKTGAAGAALGLGMLGGKPALAQAPVAGGRKVQVTEFIWIGGGQGVVPREVKSAFEKNHANVNIELYEGTNALTFPKMVAQRQVDPNKPLINFGFFNVDAQTKGEIAQLWASLDPRKVPNMADVYPNYHRPNNTGIGWGLSGYAFLYNKTLVKDPPATWNDIFAPRFKGKVMVFDYGSGGGFNDVLGVAHANGGDAKHIDRAFEMFAKAAKDGQFLALFTTNEQVKDALARGEALIAPYFTSFGITWNQESSDGKGPFGYAIPKEGMIAYTYYFNIVQGSNADQAEVASDVINIYLSKSVIGRYCNLTATIPAVQGVTLKSDLQKEPVFQPSAIEKAIQPDWVTANLQNNAWRQRWDREIKAKM encoded by the coding sequence ATGAGTGGGGGGTTCGGTCGAGCACTGACACGCAGGCAACTCCTCCGGAAGACCGGAGCGGCGGGCGCGGCACTCGGCCTCGGCATGTTGGGGGGAAAGCCGGCCCTGGCGCAGGCGCCGGTTGCGGGTGGCCGGAAGGTGCAGGTCACGGAGTTCATCTGGATCGGCGGGGGACAGGGAGTCGTCCCCCGTGAGGTCAAGTCGGCATTCGAGAAGAACCACGCCAACGTGAACATCGAGCTCTACGAAGGGACGAACGCGCTCACGTTCCCCAAAATGGTCGCGCAGCGGCAGGTCGACCCGAACAAGCCCCTCATCAACTTCGGATTCTTCAATGTCGATGCCCAGACCAAGGGCGAGATCGCCCAGTTATGGGCCAGCCTCGATCCCAGGAAGGTTCCCAACATGGCCGACGTCTATCCAAACTACCACCGGCCAAACAACACGGGCATCGGATGGGGGCTCAGCGGGTATGCCTTCCTCTACAATAAAACGCTCGTGAAAGATCCGCCGGCGACCTGGAATGACATCTTCGCTCCGCGGTTCAAGGGCAAGGTCATGGTCTTCGACTATGGGTCGGGCGGCGGATTCAACGATGTGCTCGGAGTCGCCCACGCGAACGGCGGGGACGCGAAGCACATCGACCGCGCATTCGAGATGTTCGCCAAGGCCGCCAAAGACGGGCAATTCCTCGCCCTCTTCACGACCAACGAACAGGTGAAAGATGCGCTGGCGCGGGGGGAGGCTCTGATCGCCCCCTACTTCACCAGCTTCGGCATCACCTGGAACCAGGAGAGTTCGGACGGCAAGGGACCCTTCGGGTATGCGATCCCCAAGGAGGGGATGATCGCGTACACGTACTACTTCAACATCGTCCAGGGGTCCAACGCCGATCAGGCTGAAGTCGCCTCGGATGTCATTAACATCTATCTGTCAAAATCCGTGATCGGTCGCTATTGCAACCTGACGGCGACGATCCCGGCGGTACAAGGGGTCACCCTGAAATCCGACCTGCAAAAGGAACCTGTGTTCCAACCAAGCGCCATCGAGAAGGCCATACAACCGGATTGGGTCACCGCAAACCTCCAAAACAACGCCTGGAGACAGCGGTGGGATCGGGAAATCAAAGCGAAGATGTAA
- a CDS encoding sugar ABC transporter substrate-binding protein has product MGASSRWTKRMGRRTFLRRAATVGMGVAAAGGMAVTRPSPLPASPALTAQASGGPPLTLGFPSWMFSEPSTGKYYKELAAEYTAAHPNQKIDLISLPPGQYVEKVFTEISGGHVPDILPLFTTQMPQYIHLGLLEPLDPWLDKAPFKKKILPLQKFAQKDGKNYGVVLTASPQGLLYNHELLNKAEVDVPTTLDELYKAAEAVFKKTGVFGYGVHVDPSTMLLAYVSCMQWVLGHGSDFSKSDGTITCNAPGTVEAFTHMMRFVNAPFVPKGLGWYQLRTMFAAGKVAMLLDGPWDLGQVKTVNPALYPHISMAPAPTPTHAAITGGAFYTILKKEPNKQAVWDFIAYASGDQWQRRWMELLVQVPGLNVRPDQAFLKTNPGFRYVTEIAAKYATGFGYLPPGYELVATTFQTKVIDHVADIWSGAKPPRAALDECQKELEAWAKTVPAKDRSM; this is encoded by the coding sequence ATGGGCGCCTCATCACGGTGGACTAAGCGTATGGGCCGGCGGACGTTCCTCCGGCGGGCCGCGACGGTTGGCATGGGGGTGGCCGCCGCGGGCGGAATGGCCGTTACGCGGCCCAGTCCCCTACCGGCGTCCCCGGCCTTGACCGCTCAGGCCTCGGGAGGACCGCCCCTCACGCTCGGCTTTCCCAGCTGGATGTTCAGCGAGCCCAGCACCGGCAAGTACTACAAGGAGCTCGCCGCTGAGTATACGGCGGCCCATCCCAACCAGAAGATCGATTTGATCTCGCTTCCCCCCGGCCAGTACGTCGAGAAGGTCTTCACCGAAATCTCGGGCGGGCACGTGCCCGATATCCTGCCGCTGTTCACCACGCAAATGCCGCAGTATATCCACCTGGGATTGCTGGAGCCACTGGACCCGTGGCTGGATAAAGCGCCGTTCAAGAAAAAGATCCTGCCGCTGCAGAAGTTCGCGCAGAAGGACGGCAAGAACTACGGCGTCGTCCTGACCGCCTCCCCCCAGGGGTTGCTGTACAATCACGAATTGCTGAACAAGGCCGAGGTGGATGTGCCGACGACCCTCGATGAGTTGTACAAAGCCGCGGAGGCGGTCTTCAAGAAGACCGGCGTGTTCGGATATGGGGTGCACGTCGATCCCTCGACCATGCTGCTCGCGTACGTCTCGTGCATGCAGTGGGTCCTGGGCCACGGGAGCGACTTCAGCAAGTCCGACGGCACCATCACGTGCAACGCTCCGGGGACGGTGGAGGCGTTTACCCACATGATGCGGTTTGTGAACGCGCCCTTTGTCCCCAAGGGCCTCGGGTGGTATCAACTTCGCACGATGTTCGCGGCGGGGAAAGTCGCGATGCTGTTGGACGGGCCGTGGGATCTGGGGCAGGTCAAGACGGTGAACCCCGCGCTGTATCCGCACATCAGCATGGCGCCGGCCCCGACCCCGACCCACGCGGCCATCACCGGCGGGGCCTTCTATACGATCTTGAAGAAGGAGCCCAACAAGCAGGCCGTGTGGGACTTCATCGCGTATGCCAGCGGCGATCAGTGGCAGCGGCGGTGGATGGAGCTCCTGGTGCAGGTCCCCGGTCTCAATGTCCGGCCGGACCAGGCCTTTCTCAAGACGAATCCCGGATTCCGCTACGTGACGGAGATCGCCGCAAAATATGCCACGGGGTTCGGCTACCTGCCGCCGGGCTACGAACTGGTCGCGACGACCTTTCAGACGAAGGTCATCGACCACGTGGCGGACATCTGGTCCGGGGCGAAGCCGCCGCGGGCGGCGCTGGACGAGTGCCAGAAGGAACTGGAGGCCTGGGCGAA
- a CDS encoding Xaa-Pro peptidase family protein — MERVRALQRVLSERGEAAALITSPENIRYFTGFYVWNALTPFALAVVPAAGEPLLLVPRADESLARTVSRWAVEPYDPGPGGFRTTADLAHRALARADVAGGVLGLEFGAVPLDRARLLEETLSQFRLSDIAGALTDLRLIKDREEQSAFRCAAALVASAMRQTALKVRPGISEIEVKAAMDLAVCTEGARRWPDAIVQSQTNVVSGAKLNRLHDAATGRSAGPGEMVFVMGGASVNGYWANIGRTLFVYGGSPSGEARLGLDVAAAAQRAAVERLHPGAPLGEAVRAADVVLGAAGLADRKTYPIFRGLGLRIDERPRAVDLDLILRPGMCLCAQLYLRLPEFIVGRSDSVLITTDGAEVVSDPAGEG; from the coding sequence GTGGAGCGTGTGAGGGCGTTACAACGCGTATTGTCTGAGCGCGGCGAGGCCGCCGCCCTGATTACGTCACCGGAGAACATCCGGTACTTCACGGGGTTCTACGTCTGGAACGCCTTGACGCCGTTTGCCCTCGCCGTCGTCCCGGCGGCCGGCGAGCCGCTGCTGCTCGTCCCGCGGGCGGACGAGTCGCTCGCCCGCACGGTCAGCCGCTGGGCCGTTGAACCCTACGATCCGGGGCCTGGGGGGTTTCGGACCACGGCCGACCTCGCCCACCGCGCGCTTGCGCGGGCGGATGTCGCGGGCGGCGTGCTGGGGTTAGAGTTCGGGGCGGTGCCGCTCGATCGCGCTCGCCTGCTCGAGGAGACCCTCTCGCAATTCCGGTTGAGCGACATCGCCGGAGCACTGACCGACCTCCGCCTCATCAAAGATCGAGAGGAACAGTCGGCGTTCCGGTGTGCGGCGGCGCTGGTCGCCTCCGCGATGCGGCAGACTGCCCTCAAAGTACGGCCGGGAATCTCGGAGATCGAGGTGAAGGCGGCGATGGATCTCGCCGTCTGCACCGAGGGGGCGCGCCGGTGGCCCGACGCGATTGTGCAGTCGCAGACGAATGTCGTGAGCGGCGCAAAGCTCAACCGGCTGCATGATGCCGCCACGGGCCGGAGCGCCGGTCCCGGCGAGATGGTGTTCGTGATGGGCGGCGCGAGCGTGAATGGGTATTGGGCAAACATCGGCCGGACGCTGTTCGTGTACGGTGGCTCGCCATCGGGCGAGGCGCGCCTTGGCCTCGACGTAGCCGCCGCGGCGCAGCGGGCCGCTGTGGAACGCCTCCACCCTGGAGCTCCGCTCGGAGAGGCCGTCCGCGCCGCCGATGTGGTGCTGGGGGCGGCTGGGCTGGCCGACCGCAAGACGTACCCCATCTTCCGCGGCCTCGGGCTCCGGATCGATGAACGCCCGAGGGCGGTAGACCTGGATCTGATTCTCAGGCCGGGCATGTGCCTGTGTGCGCAGCTCTACCTTCGACTGCCGGAGTTCATCGTCGGCCGGTCAGACAGCGTATTGATCACCACCGACGGGGCAGAGGTGGTCAGTGACCCCGCAGGGGAGGGATGA
- the mutM gene encoding bifunctional DNA-formamidopyrimidine glycosylase/DNA-(apurinic or apyrimidinic site) lyase, translating into MPELPDVETVARTLRREAVGRRIRRVRVLSPSTVRSPAPVRFASRLRGKRIERVGRRGKYLLIDLEGDQTLIVHLRMTGGFASAGRTDPVHPHTRVLFSFNGEELRFVDQRRFGHMDLVSARDVPTFPGLQRLGVEPLEDAFTLRKFRALLHGRRGTVKGFLLRQDVIAGIGNIYADEILFHARLLPWRPVESLRPAEAARLYRTIRTVLRRATARLSRYGTAEEQLSIRRDGGACSRCGRALRTATVAGRTSYYCPACQR; encoded by the coding sequence TTGCCGGAGCTGCCGGACGTCGAAACGGTCGCGCGTACGCTGCGCCGGGAAGCGGTCGGCCGGCGGATTCGCCGCGTCCGGGTCCTGAGCCCCTCCACCGTGCGATCTCCTGCGCCTGTACGCTTTGCCTCGCGCCTGCGTGGAAAACGGATTGAACGGGTCGGCCGCCGCGGCAAGTATCTCCTGATCGACCTCGAAGGGGACCAGACACTGATCGTCCACCTGCGAATGACGGGGGGATTTGCGTCTGCGGGACGGACCGACCCGGTCCACCCCCATACCCGCGTGCTTTTCTCCTTCAACGGGGAAGAGTTGCGATTTGTCGACCAGCGGCGCTTCGGTCACATGGACCTGGTCTCCGCCCGGGACGTCCCCACCTTCCCCGGCCTGCAGCGTCTGGGCGTGGAACCGCTGGAAGACGCATTCACGCTGCGGAAGTTCAGGGCGCTCCTGCACGGCCGGCGCGGGACCGTGAAGGGGTTCCTGCTGCGCCAGGATGTCATTGCCGGAATCGGCAATATCTATGCCGACGAGATCCTCTTTCATGCCCGGCTCCTCCCATGGCGCCCCGTCGAGTCGCTGCGGCCCGCCGAGGCCGCCCGGCTCTATCGCACGATCCGGACCGTACTGCGGCGGGCGACCGCCCGGCTGTCCCGCTACGGGACGGCGGAAGAGCAGCTTTCCATCCGGAGGGACGGCGGTGCCTGTTCCCGCTGCGGCCGCGCGCTCCGCACGGCGACGGTAGCGGGCCGCACGAGCTATTACTGTCCGGCCTGCCAGCGGTGA
- a CDS encoding ABC transporter permease — protein sequence MSSTREGTASLPRPALLRRLPWRLRPRHLPVVAFGAAAAAIVFIGVLAPEIAPKDPNALNLGAAFRPPAPGVWFGTDEAGRDILSRTLWGTRISLVSAGTVLLIAVGLGVVLGAVSGYRGGIVDQALMRVTDLFLAFPGLILAIAITAALGPSLENAVISIGLVWWPIYARLVRSRVLTVKEDLYVEAARALGLSDRRILLRHVLPQCWGTVISRVTVDVGYTILLTASLSFLGLGGKPPTPEWGSMIATSRPYFLSYWWTVTCPGMAMFVSVGVFSLFGDALYETFGIRSERHI from the coding sequence GTGTCAAGTACGCGTGAAGGCACGGCGTCCTTGCCGCGGCCGGCGCTCCTCCGGCGGCTTCCCTGGCGCCTCCGGCCCCGCCACCTGCCCGTCGTGGCGTTCGGGGCGGCGGCGGCGGCGATCGTCTTCATCGGCGTCCTCGCGCCGGAGATCGCGCCCAAGGATCCGAACGCGCTGAACCTCGGCGCCGCGTTTCGTCCACCCGCGCCGGGTGTCTGGTTTGGGACGGACGAGGCGGGGCGGGACATCCTCAGCCGCACCCTCTGGGGGACGCGCATCTCGCTCGTGTCCGCCGGGACGGTGCTGTTGATCGCCGTGGGGCTCGGCGTGGTTCTCGGAGCGGTCTCCGGCTACCGGGGCGGGATCGTCGACCAGGCGCTGATGCGGGTGACCGACCTGTTTCTGGCATTTCCCGGATTGATCCTGGCCATCGCGATCACCGCGGCCCTGGGGCCGAGCCTCGAAAACGCCGTCATCTCGATCGGCCTGGTCTGGTGGCCGATCTACGCGCGCCTCGTCCGCAGCCGGGTGTTGACCGTCAAGGAGGATCTGTATGTCGAGGCGGCGCGCGCCCTTGGGTTGTCGGATCGGAGGATCCTCCTGCGGCACGTCCTGCCCCAGTGTTGGGGAACCGTCATCTCTCGCGTCACCGTCGACGTCGGCTATACGATCCTGCTCACCGCCAGCCTCAGCTTTCTGGGCCTCGGGGGCAAGCCCCCGACGCCGGAATGGGGGAGCATGATCGCGACGTCCCGACCCTACTTCCTCTCGTACTGGTGGACGGTGACGTGCCCCGGCATGGCGATGTTCGTCAGCGTCGGCGTCTTCAGTTTGTTCGGCGATGCGTTGTACGAGACGTTCGGGATCAGGAGCGAACGGCACATCTGA
- a CDS encoding ABC transporter substrate-binding protein produces MRLDARRIGAVVVAGILAVTLGSGLPAMAQRQGNVLGLALHFYPSTLDPAIGVAGPHYRVFVNTYEGLVGYERGTAKLIPALAQSWTASPDLTTYTFKLRPNVKFHDGTTVDAEAVKLSFDRVKKLGMGPATFLGRMKEIQAVDPLTVRILLTQPSATFPFGLSKIYVHGKAHARDADDGRAWFAANINGTGPFKAVQMEKDQFLVLQRHAAYWGGWADRHVDGVLIRIIPDIGTQKLMLTRGEIDMMNLYSIGPDEPPDNLAKRPGIKLVKSPTYRTFIYAMNVQKPNSPLRDKRVRKALALAFDYNAMRDVFYGSEDAPNGFLPPGFVAHDPKRPKFARDVSAAKKMLAEAGLASGFEIDAQVLQEEEQGRKLGLVLQSALKDVGVKVNITYAPPLAVAYAQMEKLETAPILGAHLMMAPLTSDAGSYLRQVFGSENAGKPYNHAWYQNPEVDRLLNEAERTPDEQKRIELWRRAETIIIDDQPVIFTAFTTPIVEPIRDRVMNYLYHPLDYSGVFQFYHVYLR; encoded by the coding sequence ATGCGGTTGGATGCACGACGGATCGGGGCGGTCGTCGTGGCCGGGATCCTCGCGGTCACCCTGGGAAGCGGCCTGCCCGCGATGGCACAGAGGCAGGGCAACGTCCTCGGCCTGGCGCTTCACTTCTATCCCAGCACCCTCGACCCGGCGATCGGCGTGGCGGGCCCTCACTACCGCGTGTTTGTGAACACGTATGAAGGACTGGTGGGCTATGAACGCGGGACCGCCAAGCTCATCCCGGCGCTCGCCCAGTCCTGGACCGCGTCGCCCGACTTGACGACCTACACCTTCAAGCTCAGACCCAATGTCAAGTTCCACGACGGCACGACGGTGGACGCCGAAGCGGTGAAGTTGTCATTCGACCGGGTGAAGAAGCTCGGGATGGGGCCGGCCACGTTCCTGGGGCGGATGAAGGAGATCCAGGCGGTCGATCCCCTCACGGTGCGCATCCTGCTCACCCAGCCGTCCGCGACGTTCCCCTTCGGGCTCTCCAAAATCTACGTCCACGGGAAGGCGCACGCGCGCGATGCCGACGACGGCCGCGCCTGGTTCGCCGCGAACATCAACGGTACGGGCCCGTTCAAGGCCGTGCAGATGGAAAAAGATCAGTTTCTCGTTCTCCAGCGCCACGCCGCCTACTGGGGGGGATGGGCCGACAGGCACGTGGATGGGGTGCTGATCCGAATCATTCCCGACATCGGGACGCAGAAGCTGATGCTCACGCGCGGCGAGATCGACATGATGAACCTCTACTCGATCGGGCCCGACGAGCCCCCGGACAACCTGGCGAAGCGGCCGGGCATCAAGCTGGTCAAGAGCCCGACATATCGCACGTTCATTTACGCCATGAACGTCCAGAAGCCAAACTCTCCCCTTCGAGACAAGCGCGTTCGAAAGGCCCTCGCCCTCGCGTTCGACTACAACGCGATGCGGGACGTCTTCTATGGATCCGAGGACGCCCCGAACGGATTCCTGCCGCCGGGCTTCGTCGCCCACGATCCGAAGCGCCCGAAGTTCGCACGAGACGTCTCCGCCGCCAAGAAGATGCTCGCCGAGGCGGGGCTCGCGTCGGGATTTGAGATCGATGCCCAGGTCCTCCAGGAGGAAGAGCAGGGCCGGAAGCTCGGGCTGGTCCTCCAGTCCGCCCTCAAGGATGTCGGCGTCAAAGTGAATATCACGTACGCGCCGCCCCTGGCCGTGGCGTATGCCCAGATGGAGAAGCTCGAGACCGCGCCGATCCTCGGGGCCCACCTGATGATGGCGCCCCTCACGTCCGATGCCGGCTCGTACCTTCGCCAGGTCTTCGGCAGCGAAAACGCCGGCAAGCCCTACAACCATGCCTGGTATCAAAATCCCGAGGTGGACCGGCTCCTGAACGAGGCCGAGCGCACCCCCGACGAGCAGAAGCGCATCGAGTTGTGGCGGCGCGCGGAGACCATCATCATCGACGATCAGCCCGTCATCTTCACCGCGTTCACGACGCCGATCGTCGAGCCGATCCGGGACCGGGTTATGAACTACCTCTACCATCCGCTCGACTACAGCGGCGTGTTTCAGTTCTATCACGTCTACCTGCGCTGA
- a CDS encoding Xaa-Pro peptidase family protein — protein sequence MQSAGRLTRFQTDLQAQGISLALVGDPFNVCYLVGYWTILSGMPGTDQWLAVPARGHPWLAVPGLEETLAREQCPDLPDIRYLRPGETLVRGGRRPAQTTPQLVRRALDALPAGAVVGVDASPLRTDRYRMLEESLRGREVVDLGSHLAAMRASKDPQEVQSIRDAAVITAKAAAAIFHALRPKITENDLAAEAVRVIWANGGTISHLVVASGPRGALPHALPTTRTVEPGDFIVVDIGVFRANYWAEIARTFVMGTPTREQARLLDLVQRAQTAARTVLQAGIPARDVDEAARAVLRDAGFDDGTYIHSTGHGLGVMGPDAPVIAPHNAAAVPMHATLTIEPGLYFPGSGGIRIEDSFFVSGTGVECLTEAYHALVS from the coding sequence ATGCAATCCGCCGGCCGATTGACCCGGTTTCAGACCGACTTGCAAGCGCAGGGGATCTCACTCGCGCTCGTCGGCGATCCGTTCAACGTCTGTTACCTCGTCGGATACTGGACGATCCTCTCCGGCATGCCGGGGACGGACCAGTGGCTCGCGGTCCCCGCTCGAGGGCACCCTTGGCTCGCGGTGCCGGGGCTGGAGGAGACCCTGGCGCGCGAGCAATGTCCCGACCTCCCCGACATCCGGTATCTCCGCCCCGGAGAGACCCTCGTTCGCGGCGGGCGGCGACCTGCGCAGACGACACCGCAGCTCGTACGGCGTGCGCTCGACGCGCTGCCCGCAGGGGCAGTGGTGGGTGTCGACGCCTCCCCCCTCCGCACCGACCGGTACCGGATGCTCGAGGAGAGCCTGCGCGGCCGAGAGGTGGTCGACCTCGGATCGCACCTCGCGGCGATGCGGGCGAGCAAGGATCCGCAGGAGGTCCAGTCGATCCGCGACGCCGCCGTCATCACCGCGAAGGCCGCGGCGGCGATCTTCCACGCGCTCCGACCAAAGATCACCGAGAACGACCTCGCCGCGGAAGCGGTTCGAGTGATCTGGGCCAACGGCGGCACGATCAGCCACCTGGTCGTCGCGAGCGGCCCCCGCGGCGCGCTGCCACACGCCCTCCCGACCACTCGGACGGTTGAGCCCGGTGACTTCATCGTCGTCGACATCGGCGTGTTCCGGGCCAACTACTGGGCTGAGATTGCGCGAACGTTCGTGATGGGCACCCCCACGCGCGAGCAGGCACGGCTGCTGGACCTCGTCCAGCGGGCACAGACCGCGGCCCGCACCGTGCTGCAGGCGGGGATCCCGGCCCGAGACGTGGACGAAGCGGCGCGGGCGGTCCTGCGCGACGCAGGGTTCGATGATGGCACCTATATCCACTCGACAGGACACGGCCTGGGCGTGATGGGCCCGGACGCCCCGGTGATCGCGCCCCACAACGCGGCGGCGGTGCCTATGCACGCCACACTGACCATCGAGCCCGGCCTCTATTTCCCCGGGAGCGGCGGCATCCGGATCGAGGACAGCTTCTTTGTCTCCGGCACCGGCGTGGAGTGCCTCACCGAAGCGTATCACGCGCTCGTGAGCTGA
- a CDS encoding ABC transporter permease, whose protein sequence is MSWRFLLERLLWTMLVIVGVTVVTFVLTHLIPADPARAAAGPEASAAAVENLRTLMGLDRPLPVQYVLYMRDLVSLNFGRSIQTQRFVREDLEAFFPATAELAVAVMLVYTTISIALGVVAAISQGRALDYVIRILALVGVGLPAFWLGLLLQIAFYRHLGWLPAAGRLDPFVGSPARLTGFYVIDSALTGNWPALGSSVQHLILPVAAAVVSRLAVGLKLTRISLLEVLGENYIRTARSKGLAGVVVVFKHGLRNALIPTVTALGMQFSALLGGTVIVEVVFAWPGIGRYAVGSIKTLDFPAIMSVTVVLAVIVLVVNLLVDMLYAWMDPRVKYA, encoded by the coding sequence ATGTCATGGCGGTTTCTCCTCGAACGCCTGCTGTGGACCATGCTCGTGATCGTCGGCGTCACCGTGGTCACGTTTGTCCTCACCCACCTCATCCCCGCCGACCCGGCCCGCGCGGCGGCGGGCCCGGAGGCCAGCGCCGCCGCCGTTGAGAACTTGAGAACGCTCATGGGATTGGACCGCCCGCTGCCGGTCCAGTACGTCTTGTATATGCGGGATCTCGTCTCGCTGAATTTTGGCCGTTCCATCCAGACCCAGCGATTCGTGCGCGAGGATCTCGAGGCGTTTTTCCCGGCGACCGCCGAACTCGCGGTTGCGGTCATGCTGGTGTACACGACGATCTCCATCGCGTTGGGGGTTGTCGCCGCCATCAGCCAGGGACGCGCGCTCGACTACGTGATTCGGATCCTGGCACTCGTGGGTGTTGGGCTGCCCGCGTTCTGGCTGGGATTGCTCCTGCAGATCGCGTTCTATCGGCACCTGGGGTGGCTGCCCGCGGCGGGGCGTCTCGATCCGTTCGTCGGCTCGCCGGCCCGGCTGACGGGGTTCTACGTCATCGACAGCGCGCTGACCGGGAACTGGCCGGCCCTGGGCTCGTCCGTCCAGCACCTCATCCTCCCGGTGGCTGCGGCGGTGGTCTCCCGGCTCGCGGTGGGGCTCAAACTCACGCGGATCTCGCTGCTCGAAGTGCTGGGAGAGAACTATATCCGCACCGCGCGAAGCAAGGGCCTGGCGGGGGTCGTGGTGGTCTTCAAGCACGGATTGCGGAACGCGCTCATCCCGACCGTCACGGCGCTGGGGATGCAGTTCAGCGCCCTCCTGGGGGGCACCGTGATCGTCGAGGTGGTCTTCGCGTGGCCCGGGATCGGGCGCTACGCAGTAGGGTCGATCAAGACGTTGGACTTCCCGGCGATTATGAGCGTCACCGTCGTGCTCGCCGTGATCGTCCTCGTCGTCAACCTGCTCGTGGACATGCTCTATGCGTGGATGGACCCGCGTGTCAAGTACGCGTGA
- a CDS encoding ABC transporter ATP-binding protein, giving the protein MAVPAGREVGVHPAVELRHVTKWFGKVQAVRGVTLQIEGNEFFSLLGPSGCGKTTILRMVGGFERPTEGEVFLQGRGVTDIPPYRRDTNLIFQHLALFPHLDVFDNIAFGLRMKRRDRETIRQKVSRALELVDLADLGARRIHQLSGGQQQRVAIARALVNEPAVLLLDEPLGSLDLRLRMQMQIELKEIQHRVGTTFIYVTHDQAEALTMSDRIAVMRDGRVEQVGTGRDVYERPRTRFVAMFLGDSNLFEGRITAKDGDSVQVQTADLTVLAPAQPGVAPGATVSLCVRPERMRALHAVGAAAGDERYENTTAVRVRSVTFKGSVIEYRLATSSGHPLMMQTHSDGSPIFSQDESLTVGWRKDDCVVMAE; this is encoded by the coding sequence GTGGCAGTTCCGGCGGGCCGTGAGGTCGGTGTTCACCCGGCGGTCGAGCTGCGACACGTCACGAAATGGTTTGGGAAGGTCCAAGCCGTTCGCGGCGTGACGCTTCAGATCGAGGGAAACGAGTTCTTCTCGCTCCTCGGGCCCAGCGGCTGCGGCAAGACGACGATCTTGAGGATGGTCGGCGGGTTCGAGCGACCAACCGAAGGGGAAGTCTTTCTACAAGGGCGCGGCGTCACCGACATCCCGCCGTACCGGCGAGACACGAATCTGATCTTCCAGCACCTCGCGCTGTTTCCGCATCTCGATGTCTTCGACAACATCGCCTTCGGTTTGCGAATGAAGCGGCGCGACCGGGAGACCATCCGGCAGAAGGTCTCGCGGGCGCTTGAACTGGTCGATCTTGCCGATCTGGGTGCGCGGCGCATTCACCAGCTCAGCGGGGGGCAGCAGCAGCGCGTCGCCATCGCGAGGGCCCTGGTCAACGAACCAGCGGTGTTGCTGCTGGATGAACCCCTGGGATCGCTGGATCTCCGTCTCAGAATGCAGATGCAGATCGAGCTCAAGGAAATCCAGCACCGGGTCGGGACAACGTTCATCTATGTGACCCACGACCAGGCCGAAGCCCTGACGATGTCGGATCGCATTGCCGTGATGCGCGATGGGCGGGTCGAGCAAGTTGGCACCGGCCGGGACGTGTATGAGAGACCCCGGACCCGGTTCGTCGCGATGTTCCTCGGCGACAGCAACCTCTTCGAGGGGCGGATCACGGCGAAGGACGGGGACAGTGTACAGGTCCAAACGGCGGATCTCACCGTCCTGGCTCCCGCGCAGCCCGGGGTGGCTCCCGGGGCCACGGTCTCGCTCTGTGTCCGCCCGGAACGGATGCGCGCCCTCCATGCGGTTGGGGCGGCCGCCGGCGATGAGCGGTACGAGAATACCACGGCGGTACGGGTCCGCAGCGTCACCTTCAAGGGATCCGTGATCGAATACCGGCTCGCCACTTCCTCCGGGCACCCGCTCATGATGCAAACGCATTCGGACGGAAGCCCGATTTTTTCGCAGGACGAGTCGCTCACGGTAGGCTGGCGCAAGGACGATTGCGTGGTGATGGCGGAATGA